Proteins encoded by one window of Pseudonocardia alni:
- a CDS encoding phosphodiester glycosidase family protein codes for MVGWTGSRGAAVAAAVVIGVLVPATQQASAAPAREAYPVAATASAASPAAGAGSAASDSAAPGAAPGPAAAPVAPAPQAPAITHREERVDTPAGPVTVDIVVADLNRAELRATLLTGATVGERSSVPAHARRGGAVAAINGDFFDLARSNAPAGPSVRDGRALTSAVPPGRRLAPGVPGAQQGDVLAIDDDGTPRLDRLTLDASATGPEGRLRIDTLNAYAVPVGGIGLFTSDWAGDRAATLCGSDTDRDAPCAPDRFEVVVRDGAVTAVGPPGGGAIPAGEQALAGRDQGAAALRGLAVGDRVTVRQALTAASGTVPRTAVGASPILRDGTPVAGLDARSRDPRSAAGLTAQGRLILLTADGRESTSVGITLAETAEQLRRAGAVDGVNLDGGGSSTMVFRDQVVNSPSEDAYRLVPNALGVVEN; via the coding sequence ATGGTGGGGTGGACGGGCAGCCGGGGCGCGGCGGTGGCGGCGGCGGTCGTGATCGGGGTACTGGTACCGGCCACCCAGCAGGCGTCCGCGGCCCCCGCCCGGGAGGCGTACCCCGTCGCGGCCACCGCGTCCGCGGCATCGCCCGCGGCAGGGGCCGGGTCCGCCGCATCCGATTCCGCCGCACCCGGTGCCGCCCCGGGCCCGGCCGCGGCGCCCGTCGCCCCGGCCCCGCAGGCCCCCGCGATCACCCACCGCGAGGAGCGGGTCGACACCCCGGCCGGGCCGGTGACCGTCGACATCGTCGTCGCCGACCTGAACCGGGCCGAGCTGCGCGCCACCCTGCTCACCGGCGCAACGGTCGGGGAGCGGTCGTCGGTGCCCGCGCACGCCCGGCGCGGCGGCGCCGTCGCCGCGATCAACGGCGACTTCTTCGACCTGGCCCGCAGCAACGCCCCGGCCGGCCCCTCGGTCCGCGACGGCCGGGCACTCACCTCCGCCGTGCCGCCCGGGCGGCGGCTCGCCCCGGGCGTCCCCGGCGCCCAGCAGGGCGACGTCCTCGCGATCGACGACGACGGCACCCCCCGTCTGGACCGGCTCACCCTCGACGCGTCCGCGACCGGGCCGGAGGGCCGCCTGCGCATCGACACCCTCAACGCCTACGCCGTGCCCGTCGGCGGGATCGGGCTGTTCACCTCCGACTGGGCGGGCGACCGGGCCGCCACGCTGTGCGGCAGCGACACCGACCGGGACGCGCCGTGCGCACCGGACCGGTTCGAGGTCGTGGTCCGCGACGGCGCGGTCACCGCCGTCGGCCCACCCGGCGGGGGAGCGATCCCGGCCGGGGAACAGGCCCTCGCCGGCCGCGACCAGGGCGCCGCCGCGCTGCGCGGGCTCGCCGTCGGCGACCGTGTCACCGTGCGGCAGGCGCTCACCGCCGCGTCGGGGACCGTGCCGCGGACCGCGGTCGGGGCGTCACCGATCCTGCGCGACGGCACACCCGTCGCCGGGTTGGACGCCCGCTCGCGCGACCCGCGCAGCGCCGCGGGCCTCACCGCGCAGGGACGGCTGATCCTGCTCACCGCCGACGGCCGCGAGTCGACCTCGGTCGGGATCACCCTGGCCGAGACCGCCGAGCAGTTGCGCCGGGCGGGCGCCGTCGACGGCGTCAACCTCGACGGCGGCGGCTCCTCGACGATGGTGTTCCGCGACCAGGTCGTGAACAGCCCGTCCGAGGACGCCTACCGGCTGGTGCCCAACGCGCTCGGCGTCGTGGAGAACTGA
- a CDS encoding LLM class flavin-dependent oxidoreductase has protein sequence MTGRILLNAFDMACVGHQSAGLWRHPSDEGHRYTDLDHWTSLARMLEDGGFDALFLADVLGVYDVYGGSRDAAVRAAAQVPLADPLLLVPAMAGVTSRLGFGVTVSVAYEHPYALARRLTTLDHLTRGRVAWNVVTSYLDSAARNLGRSGQIPHDERYELAEEFLEVCYKLWEGSWDDDAVVRDRARGVFTEPDRVHDIAHHGRWFDVPGPFLSEPSPQRTPVIFQAGASPRGARFAGTHAEAVFVSGPSPAVVRRSVDAVRAEAARAGRDPRSVKVFAMLTAIAGETDAAARATLAEYLELTDPSAALALFGGWSGVDLAGASPEQKLEYVQTDATRSALASFTGPDRDWTVGELAEFITVGGRGPLLVGSGAGVADELERWADEADLDGFNLAYAVTPGTMADVVTHVVPELRRRGRMPAAADAGGPTLRERYGTGDGARLAKDHPGAAHRTH, from the coding sequence ATGACCGGCCGCATCCTGCTCAACGCCTTCGACATGGCCTGTGTGGGCCACCAGTCCGCCGGGCTGTGGCGCCACCCGTCCGACGAGGGGCACCGCTACACCGACCTCGACCACTGGACCTCGCTGGCCCGGATGCTGGAGGACGGCGGCTTCGACGCGCTGTTCCTCGCCGACGTCCTCGGCGTCTACGACGTCTACGGCGGCTCCCGTGACGCCGCCGTCCGCGCCGCCGCGCAGGTCCCGCTCGCCGACCCGCTGCTGCTCGTCCCCGCGATGGCGGGGGTGACCTCGCGGCTCGGGTTCGGGGTGACCGTCTCGGTCGCCTACGAGCACCCCTACGCGCTGGCGCGGCGGCTCACCACCCTCGACCACCTCACCCGTGGCCGGGTCGCCTGGAACGTCGTCACGTCCTACCTGGACTCCGCGGCGCGCAACCTCGGCCGGTCCGGGCAGATCCCGCACGACGAGCGCTACGAGCTCGCCGAGGAGTTCCTGGAGGTCTGCTACAAGCTGTGGGAGGGCTCCTGGGACGACGACGCCGTGGTCCGCGACCGCGCCCGCGGCGTGTTCACCGAGCCGGACCGGGTGCACGACATCGCCCACCACGGCCGCTGGTTCGACGTGCCCGGCCCGTTCCTGTCCGAGCCGTCCCCGCAGCGCACCCCGGTGATCTTCCAGGCGGGCGCGTCGCCGCGCGGTGCCCGGTTCGCCGGCACCCACGCCGAGGCCGTGTTCGTGTCCGGCCCGTCGCCCGCGGTGGTCCGCCGCTCGGTCGACGCCGTGCGTGCCGAGGCCGCCCGCGCCGGGCGGGACCCGCGCTCGGTGAAGGTCTTCGCGATGCTCACCGCGATCGCCGGGGAGACCGACGCGGCCGCCCGCGCGACGCTGGCCGAGTACCTGGAGCTGACCGACCCGTCCGCGGCGCTGGCGCTGTTCGGCGGCTGGTCCGGCGTCGACCTGGCGGGGGCCTCGCCGGAGCAGAAGCTCGAGTACGTGCAGACCGACGCGACCCGCTCGGCGCTGGCGTCGTTCACCGGGCCGGACCGCGACTGGACGGTGGGGGAGCTCGCGGAGTTCATCACCGTCGGCGGGCGCGGGCCGCTCCTCGTCGGGTCGGGGGCGGGTGTCGCCGACGAGCTGGAGCGCTGGGCCGACGAGGCCGACCTCGACGGCTTCAACCTGGCCTACGCCGTCACCCCGGGGACGATGGCCGACGTCGTCACCCACGTCGTGCCCGAGCTGCGCCGCCGCGGCCGGATGCCCGCCGCCGCCGACGCGGGCGGCCCCACCCTGCGCGAGCGCTACGGCACCGGCGACGGCGCCCGGCTCGCGAAGGACCACCCCGGGGCGGCGCACCGTACGCACTGA
- a CDS encoding MFS transporter, which translates to MSSSAVSDPAPTSGATPRRAAVASLVGTTIEWYDFYLYATAAALVFAPLFFTDADPATGVLASFATYAAGFGARPIGAVVAGHLGDRIGRRAVLVGSLVLMGVATTLIGLLPTYPTVGLLAPVLLVVLRLAQGLAVGAEWAGAVLMAVEHAETERRRGLFGSFPQIGSSAGMLLASGVYTAVLAIAGKEAFLAGAWRIPFLLSAVLVVVGLAIRLTLADPAVFTAARDAGTLSRRPVLEVLRTDWRTVLLTVGSRIAQNSVYILATTFALTYLAQGDSGAAEGAGLTAVIIASAIGLFSTPLWAVLSDRVGRKPVYLAGAIGAPLFLGAFFLLLDTGSTVLVVVGMVVLVNLFHDAMYGPQAAWYGELFDTRLRYSGASLGYQIGSVIGGTTPLVATALLYAGGGTPWLIWGYFGMLFAICVVSTVLLPETHRGGLRTAREKVSA; encoded by the coding sequence GTGTCCAGCTCCGCCGTGTCCGATCCCGCCCCGACGTCCGGTGCCACGCCGCGCCGTGCCGCCGTCGCGAGCCTCGTCGGGACCACCATCGAGTGGTACGACTTCTACCTCTACGCCACCGCCGCGGCGCTGGTGTTCGCTCCGCTGTTCTTCACCGACGCCGACCCGGCGACCGGAGTGCTCGCCTCGTTCGCGACCTACGCCGCCGGGTTCGGGGCGCGGCCGATCGGCGCCGTCGTCGCCGGGCACCTGGGGGACCGGATCGGCCGCCGCGCCGTCCTGGTCGGGTCGCTGGTGCTGATGGGCGTCGCGACGACGCTCATCGGGCTGCTGCCGACCTACCCGACCGTCGGGCTGCTGGCCCCGGTGCTGCTCGTGGTGCTGCGCCTGGCCCAGGGGCTCGCCGTGGGCGCGGAGTGGGCCGGTGCGGTGCTCATGGCCGTCGAGCACGCCGAGACCGAGCGCCGACGCGGCCTGTTCGGCAGCTTCCCGCAGATCGGCTCCTCGGCCGGGATGCTGCTCGCGTCGGGTGTCTACACCGCGGTGCTCGCGATCGCGGGCAAGGAGGCGTTCCTCGCCGGGGCCTGGCGGATCCCGTTCCTGCTCAGCGCGGTGCTCGTCGTGGTGGGGCTGGCCATCCGGCTCACCCTCGCCGACCCCGCGGTGTTCACCGCCGCCCGCGACGCCGGGACGCTGTCCCGCCGCCCGGTGCTGGAGGTGCTGCGCACCGACTGGCGCACCGTGCTGCTGACCGTCGGCAGCCGGATCGCCCAGAACTCCGTCTACATCCTGGCGACGACGTTCGCGCTGACCTACCTGGCCCAAGGCGACTCGGGCGCCGCCGAGGGCGCCGGTCTGACCGCGGTGATCATCGCGTCGGCGATCGGGCTGTTCTCGACGCCGTTGTGGGCGGTCCTGTCCGACCGGGTCGGCCGCAAGCCGGTCTACCTGGCCGGCGCGATCGGGGCGCCGCTGTTCCTCGGGGCCTTCTTCCTGCTGCTCGACACCGGGTCCACCGTGCTGGTCGTGGTCGGCATGGTGGTGCTGGTCAACCTCTTCCACGACGCGATGTACGGCCCGCAGGCGGCCTGGTACGGCGAGCTGTTCGACACCCGGCTGCGCTACAGCGGGGCGTCGCTGGGCTACCAGATCGGGTCGGTCATCGGCGGCACGACGCCGCTGGTCGCCACCGCGCTGCTCTACGCCGGCGGCGGGACCCCGTGGCTGATCTGGGGGTACTTCGGGATGCTGTTCGCGATCTGCGTCGTCTCCACCGTCCTGCTCCCCGAGACCCACCGGGGCGGGCTGCGCACCGCTCGGGAGAAGGTGTCGGCATGA
- the erm gene encoding 23S ribosomal RNA methyltransferase Erm, translated as MPRPLGRHEHGQNFLVDASVPAALAAVVAGYPPRPLLELGPGDGALTAALLRLPGRPLTAVELDPHRVARLRRRFGDAVTVVHGDLLDARLDRPVDVVSNVPYAVTTPLLRRLLGAPRWAHALLLVQWEVARKRAAVGGTSALTARWWPWFTFTLHDRVPARAFRPVPAVDGGVLEIARRDVPLLDARPRDHHRMVDAVFTGRGRGVVDVVGRRFGRALARDWARECGLGPRALPRDLDAGQWVRLHARVAGRG; from the coding sequence CTGCCCCGCCCGCTCGGCCGTCATGAGCACGGTCAGAACTTCCTCGTCGACGCCTCTGTCCCGGCCGCGCTGGCCGCCGTCGTCGCCGGGTACCCGCCCCGGCCGCTGCTGGAGCTGGGCCCCGGCGACGGCGCGCTGACCGCCGCGCTGCTGCGGCTGCCCGGCAGGCCGCTGACCGCGGTCGAACTCGACCCGCACCGGGTGGCCCGGCTGCGACGGCGGTTCGGCGACGCCGTCACCGTCGTCCACGGCGACCTGCTCGACGCCCGCCTGGACCGGCCCGTCGACGTGGTGTCCAACGTCCCGTACGCGGTGACCACCCCGCTGCTGCGACGTCTGCTGGGCGCCCCGCGCTGGGCGCACGCGCTGCTGCTGGTGCAGTGGGAGGTGGCGCGCAAGCGGGCGGCGGTCGGCGGCACCAGCGCGCTCACCGCCCGCTGGTGGCCGTGGTTCACCTTCACCCTGCACGACCGTGTCCCGGCCCGGGCGTTCCGGCCGGTCCCGGCCGTCGACGGCGGGGTGCTGGAGATCGCCCGCCGCGACGTGCCGCTGCTCGACGCCCGGCCCCGGGACCACCACCGGATGGTCGACGCGGTGTTCACCGGCCGCGGCCGCGGGGTCGTCGACGTCGTCGGGCGGCGGTTCGGCCGCGCCCTCGCCCGGGACTGGGCGCGCGAGTGCGGTCTCGGGCCGCGGGCACTGCCACGCGACCTCGACGCCGGGCAGTGGGTCCGGCTGCATGCCCGGGTGGCCGGGCGAGGGTGA
- a CDS encoding enoyl-CoA hydratase-related protein, whose protein sequence is MSTDAPAFTEISYDVDDRVVTITLDRPDRLNAFTPTMARELIAAYDRADADDAVRAIVLTGRGRGFCAGADLGRGGASFDPTDPQRAADRAGVGTIGGVVRDGGGTVTMRMAALRTPVIAAVNGPAVGIGATMTLPADIRLAGASARFGFVFARRGLVPEAASSWFLPRIVGVSRAMEWAATGRVFDAAEALDGRLVSRVLPDDELLGAAYAIAREIADNTSAVSVALTRQLLWGMLGAPSPWDAHRADSAAIAHLGQGRDVAEGVTSFLEKRPPAFPDTVSDDYPGHVLPRWPAPPADLTD, encoded by the coding sequence ATGAGCACCGACGCTCCCGCCTTCACCGAGATCTCCTACGACGTCGACGACCGGGTCGTCACGATCACCCTCGACCGCCCGGACCGCCTCAACGCGTTCACCCCGACGATGGCCCGCGAGCTGATCGCCGCCTACGACCGCGCCGACGCCGACGACGCCGTCCGCGCGATCGTGCTCACCGGCCGCGGCCGCGGCTTCTGCGCCGGCGCCGACCTGGGCCGTGGCGGGGCGTCGTTCGACCCCACCGACCCGCAGCGCGCCGCCGACCGGGCGGGCGTCGGCACCATCGGCGGCGTCGTCCGCGACGGCGGCGGCACCGTGACCATGCGGATGGCGGCGCTGCGCACCCCGGTGATCGCCGCCGTCAACGGGCCCGCGGTCGGCATCGGGGCGACGATGACGCTGCCCGCCGACATCCGGCTGGCCGGCGCCTCGGCCCGGTTCGGCTTCGTGTTCGCCCGCCGCGGGCTCGTCCCCGAGGCCGCGTCGAGCTGGTTCCTGCCCCGGATCGTCGGCGTCTCCCGGGCGATGGAGTGGGCCGCGACCGGCCGGGTGTTCGACGCCGCCGAGGCCCTCGACGGCCGGCTGGTGTCCCGTGTCCTGCCCGACGACGAGCTGCTCGGCGCGGCGTACGCGATCGCCCGCGAGATCGCCGACAACACCTCCGCGGTGTCGGTCGCGCTGACCCGCCAGCTGCTGTGGGGGATGCTCGGCGCGCCCAGCCCGTGGGACGCCCACCGCGCCGACTCGGCCGCGATCGCGCACCTCGGGCAGGGCCGCGACGTCGCCGAGGGTGTCACCTCGTTCCTGGAGAAGCGCCCGCCCGCCTTCCCCGACACCGTCTCCGACGACTACCCCGGCCACGTCCTGCCGCGCTGGCCCGCGCCGCCCGCCGACCTGACGGACTGA
- a CDS encoding DUF1990 family protein translates to MTGDRRSRRVSAVLRWPVGLALVSWRYFWRTTPIHRSDVVGDLGDLPPASPQGAEGDDVQRPSDGVGTLLHRRYSVRIRGSRLSPEELMTRLAADPDRWSPEFAVFRRTRGEPGGMAVGDEFLIRMPGPWDGPVRVAAAGPSEFSFVTLDGHLEAGRIEFRTRRDPDHPEMLRFDIESWARPGDRLSHVLYNTLRVAKEVQFNMWTHACIRAAAIAGGRPDGGVTVRTRRFATAG, encoded by the coding sequence GTGACGGGGGACCGGCGGTCCCGGCGGGTGTCGGCGGTGCTGCGCTGGCCGGTGGGTCTGGCGCTGGTGTCGTGGCGCTACTTCTGGCGCACCACACCGATCCACCGCAGCGACGTCGTCGGGGACCTGGGGGACCTGCCGCCCGCCTCGCCGCAGGGCGCCGAGGGCGACGACGTCCAGCGCCCGTCGGACGGGGTCGGGACCCTGCTGCACCGGCGCTACAGCGTGCGCATCCGCGGGTCCCGGCTGAGCCCCGAGGAGCTCATGACGCGCCTCGCCGCGGACCCCGACCGCTGGTCACCGGAGTTCGCGGTGTTCCGCCGCACCCGTGGTGAGCCCGGCGGGATGGCGGTCGGCGACGAGTTCCTGATCCGCATGCCCGGCCCGTGGGACGGCCCGGTGCGGGTGGCCGCCGCCGGGCCGAGCGAGTTCTCCTTCGTCACCCTCGACGGGCACCTGGAGGCAGGCCGGATCGAGTTCCGCACCCGTCGCGACCCGGACCACCCGGAGATGCTGCGCTTCGACATCGAGTCCTGGGCGCGGCCCGGGGACCGGCTGTCGCACGTGCTCTACAACACCCTGCGGGTGGCCAAGGAGGTGCAGTTCAACATGTGGACGCACGCCTGCATCCGGGCGGCCGCCATCGCGGGCGGCCGCCCGGACGGCGGCGTGACGGTGCGCACCCGGCGGTTCGCGACCGCCGGATGA
- a CDS encoding DUF1990 family protein — MNFDDAETPTDTRDPRWHVDHGRALVGTEPPGDPVPDGPWERACAVLRDYQFTAPNRLRGVFRPSDPLLGRDMLLEGRFGPMRFHLGVRVTGLVDETVDGRRVWGWTYETLHGHLEEGRLTYEVVKDLATGDVEFVIRAFSRPAHIPNPLFRLGFGLFGRAVQLEFYHRAGQRVRELVADAAAGRPLPQPLPGADGVTVAPQNGGRHWTDPFAVLVRHPGV, encoded by the coding sequence GTGAACTTCGACGACGCCGAGACCCCCACCGACACCCGTGACCCGCGCTGGCACGTCGACCACGGCCGGGCCCTGGTCGGCACCGAGCCACCCGGCGACCCGGTCCCCGACGGACCCTGGGAACGTGCCTGCGCGGTGCTGCGCGACTACCAGTTCACCGCCCCGAACCGGCTGCGCGGCGTGTTCCGCCCGTCCGACCCGCTGCTGGGGCGGGACATGCTGCTGGAGGGCCGGTTCGGGCCGATGCGCTTCCACCTCGGCGTCCGCGTGACCGGCCTCGTCGACGAGACCGTCGACGGCCGGCGTGTCTGGGGCTGGACCTACGAGACCCTGCACGGGCACCTGGAGGAGGGCCGGCTCACCTATGAGGTGGTCAAGGACCTCGCGACCGGCGACGTCGAGTTCGTCATCCGCGCGTTCTCCCGGCCCGCGCACATCCCGAACCCCCTGTTCCGGCTCGGCTTCGGGTTGTTCGGCCGCGCGGTGCAGCTGGAGTTCTACCATCGGGCCGGGCAGCGGGTCCGCGAGCTCGTGGCCGACGCGGCGGCGGGCAGGCCGCTGCCGCAGCCGCTGCCGGGTGCCGACGGCGTGACCGTCGCCCCGCAGAACGGCGGACGGCACTGGACGGACCCGTTCGCCGTGCTCGTCCGGCATCCGGGTGTCTGA
- a CDS encoding DUF5313 family protein: protein MDDRIRRPNPFRWVAYAFGARLPDRNRRWVLHDVTTRTWVLRHFLRTTVQLIPLLALLFLVVPGPAWVRLGAIASGAVIGYFYSMVYVVEACETRVMKAGYPVGAAASTREARRAEQHVDARLRHDQEFGADRDRDDRRG from the coding sequence ATGGACGACCGGATCCGGCGTCCGAACCCGTTCCGCTGGGTGGCCTACGCCTTCGGTGCCCGGCTGCCGGATCGGAACCGGCGCTGGGTGCTGCACGACGTCACGACCCGCACCTGGGTGCTGCGCCACTTCCTCCGTACGACGGTCCAGCTGATCCCGCTGCTGGCCCTGCTGTTCCTGGTGGTGCCCGGCCCGGCGTGGGTGCGGCTGGGCGCCATCGCCTCCGGCGCGGTGATCGGCTACTTCTACTCGATGGTCTACGTGGTCGAGGCGTGCGAGACCCGGGTGATGAAGGCCGGCTACCCGGTGGGGGCGGCCGCGTCGACCCGGGAGGCGCGGCGCGCCGAACAGCACGTCGACGCCCGGCTGCGCCACGACCAGGAGTTCGGGGCGGACCGCGACCGGGACGACCGCCGGGGCTGA
- the mntA gene encoding type VII toxin-antitoxin system MntA family adenylyltransferase antitoxin, producing MTVVDPDLGPVFTAHDVAVAYLFGSRATGTARPDSDHDVAVLFAGEPAPVATELLAADLAARLGTGVDVVDLGRAGLELRGRVAESGRLLFSADEVARVRFEVDARMRWIEFRPVLEETTRSFLARVAREGLR from the coding sequence ATGACCGTCGTGGATCCCGATCTCGGCCCGGTGTTCACCGCGCACGACGTCGCGGTGGCCTACCTGTTCGGGTCGCGCGCCACCGGGACCGCGCGGCCGGACAGCGACCACGACGTGGCGGTGCTGTTCGCCGGTGAGCCGGCTCCCGTCGCCACCGAGCTGCTCGCCGCCGACCTGGCCGCCCGGCTCGGGACCGGGGTGGACGTCGTCGACCTCGGGCGGGCGGGCCTCGAGCTGCGCGGCCGGGTCGCGGAGTCCGGCCGGCTGTTGTTCAGCGCCGACGAGGTCGCACGGGTCCGGTTCGAGGTGGACGCCCGGATGCGCTGGATCGAGTTCCGCCCCGTCCTGGAGGAGACGACCCGTTCCTTCCTCGCCCGTGTCGCGCGGGAGGGGCTGCGCTGA
- the hepT gene encoding type VII toxin-antitoxin system HepT family RNase toxin, with amino-acid sequence MVDADRVRRLLVMLERYRDLLAEDAPDPFRRRHLVQTAAQICIDLANHVIAADGHRTPRDYGDAFRVLAEVGVLDDGLAGRMVALAGARNLIVHLYAEVDDDLLARSIRDGGLDDLGAFAARIAALAG; translated from the coding sequence ATGGTCGACGCCGACCGCGTGCGCCGGTTGCTGGTGATGCTGGAGCGCTACCGGGACCTGCTCGCCGAGGACGCCCCCGACCCGTTCCGTCGTCGTCACCTGGTGCAGACGGCCGCGCAGATCTGCATCGACCTGGCCAACCACGTCATCGCCGCCGACGGCCACCGGACCCCGCGGGACTACGGCGACGCCTTCCGCGTGCTCGCCGAGGTGGGTGTGCTCGACGACGGGCTCGCCGGCCGGATGGTGGCGCTCGCCGGAGCGCGCAACCTCATCGTGCACCTCTACGCCGAGGTCGACGACGACCTGCTCGCCCGCAGCATCCGCGACGGCGGTCTCGACGACCTGGGCGCCTTCGCCGCCCGCATCGCCGCCCTCGCCGGCTGA
- a CDS encoding Glu/Leu/Phe/Val family dehydrogenase has translation MRLQWNDAVTGAVGYLVVHTLRAGLATGGTRMRAGCTLSEVEDLARGMANKTATFDLPIGGAKGGIDFDPKDPRAVEVLERFCEAMRPWIDAHWVTAEDLGVPQHLIDEVFEKIGLGQSYHAAISRAADPAATLERVRTGLTAEVDGGFELGDVIGGYGVAHACLASAVSWGQIPADTTVAIQGVGTMGGAAAYYLHEAGMQVTTLADAAGTLHCADGLDVPALLDLRDGFGEIDRTRLPAGVEQLPRTAILSAEVDILVPAAISYAITPDNSYDVRARVVVEAANAATTPEAEAMLAARGVPVLPDFVANAGAVAWAWWLLLGEVDDDPQNSFDRLRTVMHAKVAQLLAAWSEDGVTPRETGHRWADDPAPTTGPVVIP, from the coding sequence ATGCGCCTGCAGTGGAACGACGCCGTGACCGGCGCCGTCGGCTACCTGGTCGTGCACACCCTGCGGGCGGGCCTCGCCACCGGCGGCACCCGGATGCGGGCCGGCTGCACGTTGTCCGAGGTCGAGGACCTCGCACGGGGCATGGCCAACAAGACCGCCACCTTCGACCTGCCGATCGGCGGGGCCAAGGGCGGCATCGACTTCGACCCGAAGGACCCGCGCGCCGTCGAGGTGCTGGAGCGGTTCTGCGAGGCCATGCGCCCCTGGATCGACGCGCACTGGGTGACCGCGGAGGACCTCGGCGTCCCGCAGCACCTGATCGACGAGGTCTTCGAGAAGATCGGCCTCGGCCAGAGCTACCACGCCGCGATCAGCCGTGCCGCCGACCCGGCCGCCACCCTGGAGCGGGTGCGCACCGGGCTGACCGCCGAGGTCGACGGCGGGTTCGAGCTGGGCGACGTGATCGGCGGCTACGGCGTCGCGCACGCCTGCCTGGCCTCCGCGGTGTCCTGGGGCCAGATCCCGGCCGACACCACGGTCGCGATCCAGGGCGTCGGCACGATGGGCGGTGCGGCCGCCTACTACCTGCACGAGGCCGGGATGCAGGTCACCACGCTGGCCGACGCCGCGGGCACCCTGCACTGTGCCGACGGGCTCGACGTGCCCGCGCTGCTGGACCTGCGCGACGGCTTCGGCGAGATCGACCGCACCCGGCTGCCCGCCGGTGTCGAGCAGCTCCCGCGCACCGCGATCCTCTCCGCCGAGGTCGACATCCTGGTGCCGGCCGCGATCTCCTACGCGATCACCCCGGACAACTCCTACGACGTCCGCGCCCGTGTGGTCGTCGAGGCCGCGAACGCCGCGACCACCCCGGAGGCCGAGGCCATGCTCGCCGCCCGCGGCGTGCCGGTGCTGCCGGACTTCGTCGCCAACGCCGGTGCGGTCGCCTGGGCCTGGTGGCTGCTGCTCGGTGAGGTCGACGACGACCCGCAGAACTCCTTCGACCGGCTGCGCACCGTGATGCACGCCAAGGTCGCGCAGCTGCTGGCCGCGTGGTCCGAGGACGGCGTCACCCCGCGCGAGACCGGGCACCGCTGGGCCGACGACCCCGCCCCGACCACCGGGCCGGTCGTCATCCCCTGA
- a CDS encoding LysR family transcriptional regulator: protein MELSLSRLRMLRELHRRGTITAAATALHYTASAVSQQLAQLERDVGTRLFERRGRRVQLTDLGVLLAEHAEEILASVERATQALEGAGETVAAKLTAGVWASVASGLLPDALTALARTHPGVEVRTRELAPEETAAAVRDGELDLSFVIDYSNYPMTWDKGLERAVIAVERVYAAVPAGAVPAASVMLSELAEHPWIVSPARSHFGQAARLACQSAGFEPRIDHEVEEQATAMAMVAAGLGVTLVTDLGLALRPPGVDIVALGDALTRTVSLAYRTTTARRAALPLVIEAVRTAAAQKGLGADAPIPVQPDSLGLA from the coding sequence ATGGAGCTGTCCCTGTCTCGGCTGCGGATGCTGCGCGAGCTGCACCGGCGGGGAACCATCACGGCGGCGGCGACCGCGCTGCACTACACGGCGTCGGCGGTGTCCCAGCAGCTCGCGCAGCTCGAGCGCGACGTCGGGACCCGCCTGTTCGAACGGAGAGGTCGCCGGGTCCAGCTCACCGACCTCGGGGTCCTGCTGGCCGAGCACGCCGAGGAGATCCTCGCCTCGGTCGAGCGCGCCACCCAGGCCCTGGAGGGGGCGGGCGAGACCGTTGCGGCCAAGCTCACCGCCGGGGTGTGGGCCTCGGTCGCCTCGGGCCTGCTGCCCGACGCACTGACCGCGCTGGCCCGTACCCACCCCGGTGTCGAGGTCCGCACCCGCGAGCTCGCCCCGGAGGAGACCGCGGCCGCGGTGCGCGACGGCGAGCTCGACCTGTCCTTCGTCATCGACTACTCGAACTACCCGATGACGTGGGACAAGGGCCTGGAGCGGGCGGTCATCGCCGTCGAGCGGGTCTACGCGGCGGTGCCGGCCGGGGCCGTGCCGGCCGCGAGCGTGATGCTGTCGGAACTGGCCGAGCACCCGTGGATCGTGTCGCCCGCCCGGTCGCACTTCGGGCAGGCGGCCCGGCTGGCCTGCCAGAGCGCGGGCTTCGAGCCGCGGATCGACCACGAGGTCGAGGAGCAGGCCACCGCGATGGCGATGGTCGCGGCCGGGCTCGGCGTCACCCTGGTGACCGACCTGGGCCTGGCGCTGCGCCCGCCGGGGGTCGACATCGTCGCACTCGGCGACGCCCTGACCCGCACGGTGTCACTGGCCTACCGCACCACCACCGCACGACGGGCCGCGCTGCCGCTGGTGATCGAGGCCGTCCGGACCGCGGCGGCGCAGAAGGGGCTCGGCGCCGACGCCCCGATCCCGGTGCAGCCGGACTCGCTCGGCCTGGCCTGA